The Shewanella zhangzhouensis genome has a window encoding:
- a CDS encoding TSUP family transporter, with translation MDFAFSIELAALLFFVAMLAGFIDAIAGGGGLLTIPALMWAGLSPAAALATNKLQACGGSFFASLYFVRKKMVDLASIKLDIFCAFVGAALGTIAVQLIDASMLKTLLPFLMLAIGGYFLFSKKVSENDRHRVLTPTLFAFTAALGIGFYDGFFGPGTGSFFALAFVSLAGFGLAKATAHAKVLNFATNISSLIFFALGGKVVWMLGGLMLLGQAMGATLGSRLVVTQGTAIIKPLVVLMSVVMSTKLLGDQFQWW, from the coding sequence ATGGACTTTGCCTTTTCGATTGAGCTTGCCGCGCTGCTCTTCTTCGTGGCCATGTTGGCCGGATTTATTGATGCCATCGCCGGGGGCGGTGGCCTGCTGACCATTCCTGCGCTGATGTGGGCCGGTCTTTCACCTGCTGCGGCGCTGGCAACCAATAAGCTGCAGGCTTGCGGCGGCAGTTTTTTTGCCAGCCTCTATTTTGTGCGTAAAAAAATGGTGGATTTGGCCAGTATAAAGCTCGATATTTTCTGTGCCTTTGTGGGCGCTGCGCTCGGCACCATTGCGGTGCAGTTGATTGATGCGAGCATGCTCAAAACCCTGCTGCCTTTTTTGATGCTCGCCATTGGCGGGTATTTTCTGTTTTCCAAAAAAGTCAGTGAGAATGACAGACACAGGGTGTTAACTCCCACTTTGTTTGCCTTCACTGCAGCGCTTGGGATTGGTTTTTACGACGGTTTCTTTGGTCCGGGAACCGGCAGCTTTTTCGCGCTGGCCTTTGTGAGCCTGGCCGGATTTGGGCTTGCCAAGGCCACGGCCCATGCCAAGGTGCTTAACTTTGCCACCAACATCTCGTCGCTGATTTTCTTTGCACTCGGCGGCAAGGTGGTGTGGATGCTGGGCGGCTTGATGTTGCTTGGTCAGGCCATGGGGGCAACCCTGGGTTCGCGTTTGGTGGTCACCCAGGGAACGGCCATTATCAAACCCCTGGTGGTGCTGATGTCGGTGGTGATGAGTACCAAGCTCCTTGGCGATCAGTTTCAGTGGTGGTGA
- a CDS encoding exonuclease SbcCD subunit D, giving the protein MRFIHTSDWHLGRTLHNQSLLDEQAQMLETLLTLIETHQVDALVIAGDIFDRSVPPAAAVSLLDDFLDKVIQRLKVSVIAIGGNHDGQERLAFGARQMAGAGLYIQGPVSASIDPVRIDGKQGAAFFYPIPYAEPALVRHLLDDEDIHSHQDAMAALLAKVTAHKSDGLPKIVISHCFLDGGSESDSERPLSIGGADKISPALFTPFDYAALGHLHGPQYKGAEHVRYSGSPLKYSFSEQHQNKSVTLVDMLPGQPPDIRLLPIKPQRDVRIIEGYLDALLAQGASDPGRDDYLMVRLLDTHAILEPMAKLRAIYPNVLHLERTGLMQERALEGPGRERMQKSELTMFEDFFTQVQGESLSGPQKALMSELIASLHREGGQ; this is encoded by the coding sequence ATGAGATTCATCCATACCTCAGACTGGCATCTGGGCCGCACACTGCACAATCAGTCATTACTGGACGAGCAGGCGCAGATGCTGGAGACCCTGCTGACACTCATAGAGACCCACCAGGTGGATGCCCTCGTGATAGCAGGCGATATCTTCGACCGCTCTGTGCCACCGGCAGCCGCAGTGAGTCTTCTGGATGATTTTCTCGACAAGGTGATTCAGCGCCTCAAGGTGAGCGTCATTGCCATTGGCGGTAATCACGATGGCCAGGAGCGATTGGCCTTTGGTGCGCGGCAAATGGCCGGTGCCGGTCTTTATATTCAGGGGCCGGTCAGTGCCAGTATTGATCCCGTCCGCATTGATGGGAAGCAAGGCGCTGCATTTTTCTACCCCATCCCCTACGCGGAGCCCGCGCTCGTTCGTCATTTGCTGGACGATGAGGATATTCACAGCCATCAGGATGCCATGGCGGCCTTGCTGGCAAAGGTTACAGCCCACAAGAGTGACGGGCTGCCCAAGATAGTCATAAGTCACTGCTTTTTGGACGGTGGCAGCGAATCTGATTCAGAGCGCCCGCTCTCAATCGGCGGCGCCGACAAGATTTCACCGGCGCTGTTCACGCCATTTGATTACGCCGCCCTCGGACATCTGCATGGCCCACAATACAAGGGCGCGGAGCATGTGCGCTACAGCGGCTCTCCCTTGAAATACTCCTTCAGCGAACAGCATCAAAACAAGTCGGTCACCCTGGTGGACATGCTGCCCGGCCAGCCACCGGATATCCGTTTGCTGCCCATCAAACCCCAGCGCGATGTGCGCATTATCGAAGGCTATCTGGACGCGCTCCTTGCACAGGGGGCAAGCGACCCTGGCCGCGACGATTACCTGATGGTGCGATTGCTCGATACCCATGCCATTCTAGAGCCCATGGCAAAGCTTCGGGCAATCTACCCGAATGTGCTGCACCTTGAACGTACCGGGCTGATGCAGGAACGGGCACTGGAGGGGCCAGGCCGCGAGCGCATGCAAAAAAGCGAGCTGACCATGTTTGAAGACTTCTTCACTCAGGTTCAGGGCGAGTCCCTTTCCGGGCCGCAAAAAGCGCTGATGTCCGAATTGATAGCTTCGCTGCACAGGGAGGGCGGTCAATGA
- a CDS encoding AAA family ATPase, translating to MKPLTLSITAFGPFVDTQILDFRALGEWPLFLINGPTGAGKTTILDAICFALYGKTTGNEREGTQMRCDAAPDDVLTEVTFEFGLGDKVYRVKRVPEQQRAKKNGEGFTVQKSDALLERIEGDSATPLAAGKVTEVTAQIEDLLGLEVEQFRQVMVLPQGQFRKLLLADSKEREAIFGQLFQTGIYKRIEDSLKQKALELKARAKELEARRAGILETAGAESVDALNDAMAALAPELARATEAKQTAEAKLAAAKAQREAAEAKLREFSALNDTRLRLEAENAKAESMAALGAQLERAALAESLAGTWHAWEEREKERQSAETAAATAEEAAKQAELSFANAKAAAAALPELDARRHQLKNEAERLAEWRPRMHRLSVLNEAITGLGQALNAIDANLAQVRGRLGETQERMATLTQQRRDLSALSSMAGSLEATLVQQTQVFERHQQLIEKERQAQKLATELSRLEADGRQAKANQDNLTRARELLELAWHQGQAAMLAARLLPGAPCPVCGSAEHPSPAHHGGALPSDDELAAARESEQQAREMLSRARSEYKAQKQRLEVMQQELANDAATLGDALATSLEQKQHALGQSREACHNAKAAQQSLQALERELEQLDNTQKQLLADIDGLQRQREQQSGELQKASGEQESLVGAMPELCQRLGNEQAFAAHLAVLSQEIDALSGQMEKLQTQLNDAQIRQTQCNERSQALQQTLSEARSREAAAKARFDTELGAKGFDDVVSFNQARMSTDDMGDAKNRIAGWQQLLAGLKERLAAQQEALGNALPPDLTELAALEAAVQDGFNQCNQQWQALNDTHVMYSRARAQLGTEAEVAARLDAEYAVVGTLSDAASGMTGARISLQRFVLGVLLDDVLIEASERLHRMSKGRYRLLRREDKAKGNRASGLDLEVEDAYTGKLRPVATLSGGESFMAALSLALGLSDVVQAYAGGIKLDTLFIDEGFGSLDQDSLELAVRTLVDLQSSGRMIGVISHVTEMKEQIQTRVDIHKDTVGSQIRLTFA from the coding sequence ATGAAACCTTTAACCCTCAGCATCACCGCCTTTGGTCCCTTCGTGGACACCCAAATCCTGGACTTTCGTGCCCTTGGAGAGTGGCCCTTGTTCCTGATTAACGGGCCGACCGGAGCGGGGAAAACCACGATCCTCGATGCAATTTGTTTTGCACTTTACGGCAAAACCACCGGCAATGAGCGCGAAGGCACTCAGATGCGCTGCGATGCCGCCCCCGATGATGTGCTGACCGAAGTCACCTTTGAATTCGGTCTGGGTGACAAGGTGTACCGGGTGAAACGGGTACCCGAGCAGCAGCGCGCCAAAAAGAATGGTGAGGGCTTTACGGTGCAAAAGAGTGACGCCCTCTTGGAGCGTATTGAAGGCGATAGCGCCACTCCGCTCGCGGCCGGCAAAGTTACTGAGGTCACTGCGCAGATTGAAGACCTGTTGGGGCTTGAAGTGGAGCAGTTCCGCCAGGTCATGGTGTTGCCCCAGGGGCAGTTTCGAAAACTGCTTTTGGCCGACTCAAAAGAGCGTGAGGCTATTTTTGGCCAGCTGTTTCAAACCGGCATTTACAAGCGTATCGAAGACAGTCTCAAGCAAAAGGCGCTGGAGCTTAAAGCCAGGGCCAAGGAGCTCGAGGCCCGCAGAGCGGGCATTTTGGAAACCGCAGGCGCCGAGAGTGTTGATGCGCTGAATGATGCCATGGCAGCCTTGGCGCCAGAGCTTGCCCGTGCCACCGAGGCGAAACAGACTGCCGAGGCAAAGCTTGCCGCCGCCAAAGCACAGCGTGAGGCTGCCGAGGCAAAGCTGCGTGAGTTTAGTGCCCTTAACGACACCAGGCTGCGGTTGGAGGCGGAAAACGCCAAAGCGGAGTCTATGGCTGCGCTTGGCGCGCAGCTTGAGCGTGCCGCACTTGCCGAATCCCTGGCGGGTACCTGGCATGCGTGGGAAGAGCGTGAAAAAGAGCGCCAGAGTGCTGAAACTGCCGCAGCGACGGCCGAAGAGGCCGCGAAACAAGCAGAATTAAGTTTTGCCAATGCAAAGGCCGCCGCCGCCGCTTTGCCAGAATTGGACGCCAGGCGGCATCAACTGAAAAACGAAGCCGAGCGACTGGCAGAATGGCGCCCGCGGATGCACCGGCTGTCGGTGCTGAACGAGGCTATCACTGGACTCGGGCAGGCGCTTAACGCCATTGACGCCAATCTTGCCCAGGTTCGCGGCCGCCTTGGTGAAACCCAGGAGCGCATGGCAACTCTTACCCAGCAGCGACGAGACTTGTCAGCGCTGTCGAGCATGGCAGGCAGCCTTGAGGCCACACTGGTGCAGCAAACCCAGGTGTTTGAGCGGCACCAGCAATTGATTGAGAAAGAGCGTCAGGCGCAAAAGCTCGCCACCGAGCTTTCTCGGCTCGAAGCCGATGGACGTCAGGCCAAGGCCAATCAGGATAATCTGACCCGTGCCCGTGAACTGCTGGAACTCGCCTGGCATCAGGGGCAGGCAGCCATGTTGGCGGCAAGACTCTTACCCGGCGCGCCATGCCCTGTGTGCGGCAGCGCGGAGCACCCAAGTCCAGCCCACCATGGGGGGGCACTGCCAAGCGATGATGAACTTGCTGCGGCAAGAGAATCCGAGCAACAGGCAAGGGAAATGCTGAGCCGCGCCCGCTCTGAATACAAAGCGCAGAAGCAGCGTCTCGAGGTTATGCAGCAAGAGCTTGCCAATGACGCTGCCACGCTCGGTGACGCGCTTGCCACCAGTCTTGAGCAAAAGCAGCATGCCCTGGGTCAAAGCCGCGAGGCGTGCCATAACGCGAAGGCCGCCCAACAATCGCTGCAGGCGCTGGAGAGAGAGCTTGAGCAGCTCGATAACACGCAAAAGCAGCTACTTGCGGATATCGATGGGCTGCAGCGCCAGCGTGAGCAGCAATCTGGAGAGCTTCAAAAAGCCAGCGGTGAGCAAGAAAGCCTCGTCGGTGCCATGCCGGAACTTTGTCAGCGACTTGGAAATGAGCAGGCGTTTGCTGCCCACCTTGCGGTGCTTTCCCAGGAAATTGATGCCTTAAGCGGGCAAATGGAAAAGCTGCAAACCCAGCTGAATGACGCTCAAATCCGTCAAACCCAATGCAATGAGCGAAGTCAGGCGCTGCAGCAAACCCTGAGTGAAGCCCGCAGCCGTGAAGCGGCAGCGAAGGCGCGCTTTGATACTGAGCTTGGGGCCAAGGGCTTTGATGATGTGGTGAGTTTCAATCAGGCGCGGATGAGCACAGATGACATGGGCGATGCTAAAAACCGTATCGCCGGCTGGCAGCAGCTGTTGGCTGGGCTTAAAGAGCGCCTGGCTGCACAGCAAGAGGCCCTTGGTAATGCATTGCCACCGGATCTGACTGAGCTGGCTGCCCTTGAAGCGGCAGTGCAGGACGGCTTTAACCAATGCAACCAGCAATGGCAGGCGCTTAACGATACCCATGTGATGTATAGCCGCGCCAGGGCGCAGCTTGGCACCGAAGCCGAGGTCGCCGCCAGGCTCGATGCGGAATATGCCGTAGTGGGTACCTTGTCGGATGCCGCCAGTGGCATGACAGGAGCGAGAATAAGCCTGCAGCGGTTTGTGCTGGGTGTACTGCTGGACGATGTGCTCATCGAGGCGAGCGAGCGCCTGCATCGCATGAGCAAAGGCCGTTACCGCTTGCTTCGCCGCGAAGATAAGGCCAAGGGCAACCGGGCGTCCGGTTTGGATTTGGAAGTGGAGGATGCCTACACCGGCAAGTTGCGCCCCGTGGCAACCCTAAGTGGCGGCGAAAGTTTCATGGCCGCTTTGTCACTGGCGCTGGGCTTATCGGATGTGGTTCAGGCCTATGCGGGCGGAATTAAGCTCGACACCCTCTTTATCGATGAAGGCTTTGGCAGCCTGGATCAGGACTCGCTGGAGCTTGCGGTGCGCACCCTGGTGGACCTGCAATCTTCAGGACGCATGATAGGGGTGATATCCCACGTGACCGAGATGAAAGAGCAAATTCAGACCCGGGTCGACATCCATAAAGACACAGTAGGCAGTCAGATTCGCCTCACATTCGCGTGA
- a CDS encoding peptidoglycan DD-metalloendopeptidase family protein produces MFFSHIASLPSFHKRLLLVGGLLVGVSFMWPTAQQPVVGRIPIALDIESLLPQVSEAPLPLAASESVADFDHLIVSGDTLSGLFSRAGVDQQTMYRVLEADLNILALDTLMPDNRIKFWLDDKGDLQKLELYFGPARQVVFNRFEDGSFNVDEIVVDGLWQNRIASGEIRGSFYVSAQRVGLSAAEITKIESLLKEKMNFARDLRAGDTFSVLVNDQYVEGLATGTSQILGIQIKSGKREITAFQHTDGNFYDAKGHNLARAFQRVPLDKSFRMSSRFNPVRKHPVTGRVSPHNGTDFATPIGTRVVAPGDGVVTMVTDHKFAGKYIVIEHGNKFRTRYLHLSKSLVRKGDRVSRGQVIALSGNTGRSTGPHLHYEFHVNGRPVDPMKVPLPTSTQLNSAELSEFISLVRSRQMLMDLG; encoded by the coding sequence ATGTTTTTTTCGCATATTGCCAGTTTGCCCAGCTTTCACAAACGTCTGTTGCTGGTGGGCGGTTTACTGGTAGGTGTCTCCTTTATGTGGCCCACGGCACAGCAGCCGGTTGTTGGCCGCATTCCTATTGCGCTCGATATTGAATCTCTACTGCCACAGGTTTCCGAGGCGCCATTGCCATTGGCTGCCAGCGAGTCTGTGGCAGATTTCGATCATTTAATCGTTTCCGGCGACACGCTCAGCGGTTTGTTTTCCCGCGCCGGAGTGGACCAGCAGACCATGTACCGGGTGCTGGAAGCCGATTTGAACATTCTGGCGCTGGATACCCTGATGCCGGATAACCGCATCAAATTCTGGCTCGACGATAAGGGTGATTTACAAAAACTCGAACTCTATTTTGGTCCAGCCCGTCAGGTAGTGTTCAACCGGTTCGAGGATGGCAGTTTTAACGTCGATGAGATTGTGGTTGATGGCCTTTGGCAAAACCGTATCGCCAGCGGTGAAATCCGTGGCTCTTTTTATGTTTCGGCCCAGCGTGTGGGTCTCTCTGCCGCCGAAATCACCAAAATCGAATCTTTGCTGAAAGAAAAAATGAATTTTGCCCGTGATTTGCGGGCGGGTGATACTTTTTCTGTACTGGTGAACGACCAGTACGTAGAGGGTCTGGCCACGGGCACCAGCCAAATCCTCGGAATTCAGATAAAAAGTGGCAAACGGGAAATCACCGCTTTCCAGCATACCGACGGCAACTTCTATGATGCCAAGGGACACAATCTTGCCCGGGCGTTTCAACGGGTGCCGTTGGACAAATCATTCCGCATGAGCTCTCGCTTCAACCCTGTGCGTAAGCATCCGGTAACGGGCCGTGTATCGCCCCACAACGGTACCGATTTCGCGACACCGATAGGCACCAGGGTGGTTGCGCCCGGTGACGGCGTGGTGACCATGGTGACCGATCACAAGTTTGCCGGTAAATACATAGTGATTGAACATGGCAACAAGTTCCGTACCCGCTATCTGCACCTGTCAAAGTCACTGGTGAGAAAGGGTGACCGTGTCAGCCGTGGTCAGGTCATTGCGCTGTCCGGCAACACAGGACGCTCCACAGGTCCACACCTGCACTATGAATTCCATGTTAACGGCCGTCCTGTCGACCCCATGAAGGTGCCGCTGCCTACCTCTACCCAGTTGAATTCGGCTGAGCTGTCTGAGTTCATTTCACTGGTGAGAAGCCGCCAGATGTTGATGGACCTCGGCTGA
- a CDS encoding M48 metallopeptidase family protein: MSQYLAHYPEQVRTQVAALLEAGTLGTVLARRYQAQHDIRSDKALFDYTMALKNRFLKRSEPLSKVCFDDKISLRQQALGLHTSISRVQGNKLKAKREIRIASMLKQVPEPLLRMVVVHELAHLKERDHNKAFYQLCCHMEGDYHQLEFDLRLLLTAIDAGQSPF, encoded by the coding sequence GTGAGCCAATACCTGGCCCATTACCCCGAGCAGGTGCGCACTCAGGTAGCCGCCCTGCTCGAGGCTGGCACCCTGGGCACTGTGCTGGCCCGTCGCTACCAGGCCCAGCACGACATCCGCTCCGACAAGGCGCTGTTTGATTACACCATGGCGCTGAAAAATCGTTTCCTCAAGCGCAGCGAGCCCCTTTCCAAGGTGTGCTTTGACGATAAAATCAGTTTGCGTCAGCAGGCCCTCGGGCTGCATACCAGCATTTCCCGGGTTCAGGGTAATAAGCTTAAGGCCAAACGTGAAATTCGCATCGCATCCATGCTCAAGCAAGTGCCAGAGCCCTTGCTGCGTATGGTGGTGGTACACGAATTGGCCCACCTCAAAGAGCGTGACCACAACAAAGCCTTTTATCAGCTGTGCTGCCATATGGAAGGTGACTACCATCAATTGGAATTCGATTTACGGCTGCTGTTGACTGCAATAGATGCAGGTCAGTCCCCCTTCTGA
- a CDS encoding DUF3010 family protein yields the protein MRVCGVELKGAEAIISLVGYDKEAFNVPECRKHSFVVTDADNQEAIREFHFAFAKLMADYKVEHIIIVEREQKGKLAGSAIGFKLEAAIQLGELPVTLLKPTVIRELCKRNPPQVDYDVLGLKRFQLPAFEAGYAFLNGRIYGKL from the coding sequence ATGAGAGTATGTGGCGTAGAGCTGAAAGGTGCAGAGGCCATTATCAGCCTCGTGGGCTACGATAAAGAAGCCTTCAATGTACCTGAGTGTCGCAAGCACTCGTTTGTGGTGACCGATGCCGATAATCAGGAAGCCATCCGTGAATTCCACTTCGCGTTTGCCAAGCTGATGGCCGACTACAAGGTGGAACACATCATCATCGTTGAGCGTGAACAAAAAGGTAAACTGGCTGGCAGTGCCATCGGCTTTAAACTGGAAGCCGCCATTCAGCTGGGTGAGTTACCTGTGACCCTGCTCAAGCCCACTGTTATCCGCGAGCTGTGCAAGCGCAATCCTCCACAGGTAGATTACGACGTGCTTGGGCTCAAGCGCTTCCAGCTGCCAGCCTTTGAAGCAGGCTATGCCTTCCTGAACGGCCGCATCTACGGCAAGCTGTGA
- a CDS encoding DEAD/DEAH box helicase: MQFSDFSLDKRLMQSLKHMGIETPTPIQSQAIPVALAGKDLMASSKTGSGKTLAFLLPAMQRVISSKALSKKDPRVLILLPTRELAQQVYAQLRLLVANTQYRAISVLGGENFNDQAKALAREPHFIVATPGRIADHLQQRHLFLNGLELLILDEADRMLDLGFAPQLKAINAAADHRRRQTLMFSATLEHGEVHELAAELLKEPEHVAIDAVHLGHGDIEQQILLADHLEHKEALLERLLSGNNFRQVMVFTATRQDTERLATLLAEKGYNTAALSGELRQAQRNQIMDSFSREHHRILVTTDVASRGLDISNVSLVVNFDMPKFAEEYVHRIGRTGRAGNKGTAISLVGPKDWDNFLKVQILLQKTFDFSVLEGLEAKFTGLAPKRERKDAGAKAKTAGKTKRQTADAPKGEKRSRDKRFLTGVDVGDAPMIRKKPLPAPIVPEDDDADELGED; this comes from the coding sequence TTGCAATTTTCTGATTTTTCCCTCGATAAGCGCCTCATGCAAAGCCTGAAGCACATGGGCATAGAGACGCCTACCCCCATCCAGAGTCAGGCCATTCCCGTTGCCCTCGCCGGCAAGGATTTGATGGCCTCGTCCAAGACGGGATCGGGAAAGACGCTGGCATTTTTGTTGCCTGCCATGCAAAGGGTGATTTCCAGCAAGGCGCTGTCGAAAAAAGATCCGCGGGTACTGATTCTGCTGCCTACCAGAGAACTGGCGCAGCAGGTGTATGCCCAGCTTCGTCTACTGGTGGCCAACACCCAATACCGGGCCATCAGCGTACTGGGCGGCGAAAACTTCAACGACCAGGCCAAAGCCCTTGCCAGGGAGCCACATTTTATTGTGGCCACTCCCGGTCGCATCGCCGACCATCTGCAGCAGCGCCACCTGTTTTTGAACGGGCTTGAACTGCTCATTCTCGACGAAGCCGATCGCATGTTGGATTTGGGCTTTGCACCTCAGCTGAAAGCCATCAACGCCGCTGCCGACCATCGCCGCAGACAAACTCTGATGTTCTCGGCTACCCTGGAGCATGGTGAAGTGCACGAGCTGGCAGCAGAGCTGTTAAAAGAGCCTGAGCATGTCGCCATCGATGCTGTGCACCTGGGCCACGGTGATATCGAGCAACAAATTCTGCTTGCCGACCATCTGGAGCACAAGGAAGCCCTGCTCGAGCGCCTGCTCAGTGGCAATAACTTCCGTCAGGTGATGGTGTTTACCGCCACCCGTCAGGACACAGAGCGCCTGGCCACCCTGCTGGCCGAGAAAGGTTACAACACAGCAGCCTTATCCGGCGAGCTGCGTCAGGCACAACGCAATCAAATCATGGATAGTTTCAGCCGTGAACATCACCGCATTCTGGTTACTACCGATGTGGCTTCCCGCGGATTGGATATCTCCAACGTATCCCTGGTGGTGAACTTCGACATGCCGAAGTTTGCCGAGGAATATGTGCACCGTATTGGCCGTACGGGACGCGCCGGAAACAAAGGAACCGCCATTTCGCTGGTGGGACCAAAAGACTGGGACAACTTCCTCAAGGTGCAGATCCTGCTGCAAAAAACCTTTGACTTCAGCGTACTCGAAGGCCTGGAAGCCAAATTCACGGGACTGGCGCCCAAGCGTGAACGCAAAGACGCAGGCGCCAAGGCCAAGACTGCGGGCAAAACCAAACGACAGACCGCAGATGCACCCAAGGGCGAAAAGCGCAGCCGTGACAAACGCTTCCTCACCGGCGTGGATGTGGGCGATGCGCCAATGATCCGTAAGAAGCCCCTCCCGGCACCGATTGTGCCCGAGGACGATGACGCAGATGAACTGGGCGAAGACTGA
- the rssA gene encoding patatin-like phospholipase RssA has protein sequence MSQPRIGIALGSGAAKGWAHIGVFNALDELGIKPERVAGCSIGALVGAAYVNGRLSDLEAWVRSFSSWDVLGLMDLSWRRGGLIRGEKVFDVMQSRIGSMDIESMSMPFIAVATDLYSGQEIWFRQGDLRHAVRASCSMPGILPPVRQGHRWLVDGAVVNPVPVSACRALDVDLVIAVDLDGQRRSRIQAVPVDLRSEAISPQEETRALAEQEGGFMDLFARGRDYIASLSDKFALGTRDDPGMLAVMNQSMEIVQQRHKRARLMGDPPDVCLVPKVADIGTMEFHRAAEAIDAGYSAVMAQAHLLEAALG, from the coding sequence ATGAGCCAACCCCGTATTGGAATTGCCCTGGGCAGTGGTGCCGCTAAAGGTTGGGCCCACATTGGGGTATTCAATGCCCTCGATGAGCTGGGAATAAAACCCGAACGGGTCGCCGGGTGTTCTATTGGGGCCTTGGTTGGGGCAGCTTATGTTAACGGTCGCCTTAGCGACCTCGAAGCCTGGGTCAGAAGTTTTTCGAGCTGGGATGTGCTCGGACTGATGGACTTAAGCTGGCGCCGCGGCGGGCTTATTCGGGGCGAAAAGGTGTTTGATGTGATGCAAAGTCGCATCGGCAGTATGGACATTGAATCCATGTCCATGCCCTTTATTGCGGTGGCGACCGATTTGTACAGCGGCCAGGAGATCTGGTTTCGCCAGGGGGATTTGCGCCATGCGGTGAGGGCATCCTGCTCCATGCCCGGCATACTGCCGCCGGTACGTCAGGGGCACAGATGGCTGGTGGACGGCGCCGTGGTGAACCCTGTACCCGTGTCTGCCTGTCGTGCACTTGATGTGGATTTGGTGATAGCAGTCGATTTGGATGGACAGCGCCGCAGCCGTATTCAGGCGGTGCCGGTTGACCTTCGCAGTGAGGCCATCAGTCCTCAGGAAGAAACCCGAGCCCTTGCCGAGCAAGAGGGTGGCTTTATGGACCTCTTTGCCCGCGGCCGCGACTATATTGCCAGCCTGTCGGACAAATTTGCTCTTGGCACCCGGGACGATCCCGGCATGCTGGCGGTGATGAATCAGTCCATGGAGATAGTGCAGCAACGGCATAAGAGGGCGCGCCTGATGGGCGACCCGCCCGATGTGTGTTTGGTACCCAAGGTCGCCGATATAGGCACCATGGAGTTCCACCGCGCTGCCGAGGCCATCGATGCGGGCTACAGCGCAGTGATGGCCCAGGCCCATTTGCTGGAAGCCGCCCTCGGATAA